Proteins from a single region of Primulina tabacum isolate GXHZ01 chromosome 5, ASM2559414v2, whole genome shotgun sequence:
- the LOC142545905 gene encoding G-box-binding factor 4-like, with protein sequence MASSKLMASSASGKSDLKRKLSACSSTSGAIDFLRTDCTSNSHDNLVPLDGFLRNAYGERNPSPDQDHRRSVGEAESCTGTMLNAEITLLDAVGAVSRISDGEEERKLVRKTAEEVWREILAGKKSGQQPKEEMMTLEDFLEAAAKEEEKETAADVKEEKLGGEIYASKNSGVSGIGIGVGLDVGGLGGGRGRRSLSLLEPLDKVAQQRQRRMIKNRESAARSRERKQAYQVELESMAVKLEEENERLLIEKEKLTKKRLKQLVDNVIPVVEKQKPPRVLRRVRSMSW encoded by the exons ATGGCGTCGTCGAAGCTTATGGCTTCTTCGGCTTCTGGAAAATCTGATCTTAAGCGGAAGCTGTCCGCGTGCTCTTCTACTTCTGGTGCTATAGATTTTCTTAGAACTGACTGCACCAGCAATTCTCACGATAATTTAGTTCCCTTGGATGGGTTTTTGAGAAATGCATACGGGGAAAGGAATCCGAGTCCTGATCAAGATCATCGCCGTTCTGTTGGTGAGGCAGAGAGTTGTACTGGTACTATGTTGAATGCAGAGATCACTCTTTTGGATGCTGTTGGAGCTGTGTCTCGGATTAGCGATGGAGAAGAGGAACGGAAGTTGGTGAGGAAAACAGCGGAGGAAGTTTGGAGAGAGATTTTGGCTGGGAAAAAGAGTGGGCAGCAGCCAAAGGAGGAGATGATGACTTTAGAGGATTTTTTGGAAGCTGCGGCAAAGGAGGAGGAGAAGGAGACGGCGGCGGACGTTAAAGAGGAGAAGTTGGGCGGGGAGATATATGCTTCCAAGAATTCTGGAGTTTCGGGAATAGGTATAGGGGTAGGATTGGATGTTGGGGGGTTGGGAGGTGGAAGAGGGAGACGGAGTCTGAGCTTGTTGGAGCCCTTGGATAAGGTGGCACAGCAAAGGCAAAGAAGGATGATTAAGAATAGGGAGAGTGCCGCCAGATCAAGGGAGCGGAAGCAG GCTTATCAAGTTGAATTGGAGTCAATGGCAGTGAAGCTAGAGGAAGAAAATGAGCGGCTACTTATAGAAAAG GAGAAGCTGACAAAGAAGCGGCTCAAGCAG CTCGTGGACAATGTGATCCCTGTAGTAGAGAAGCAAAAACCACCACGTGTCTTGCGGAGAGTTCGCTCCATGTCGTGGTAA